Proteins found in one Serinicoccus marinus DSM 15273 genomic segment:
- a CDS encoding cell wall-binding repeat-containing protein, with protein MHQPSARRRTRLLALAGAGAVVAPLALVAPAAWANPEITVNEDGTYIVMLADSSLAAYEGGVSGIPATKPAEGEKLSTTSAAAEEYTAYLDRQQNAVLDSVGLDRADARYTYSTSFNGFTAELTGSQVSALRKDPAVAAVWEDEVRTTDTITTPDYLGLTGEDGVWNTQFGGDADAGAGMVVGIIDTGFWPENPSFAALPGDPEPPADWNGECVEGDAANPADNVECNSKVIGARYYPEGNNTAFDFLSPRDTDGHGSHVGGTSAGNIDVPMDFAGTELGTGSGMAPAAHLAFYKALWATEDGGGSGTTGGLVAAIDDAVADGVDVINYSVSGSSQFVVTADELAFFDAADAGVFVSTSAGNSGDDLGPGSVAHNSPWTMTVAASTHDRTNSAEVELGEPPVTRIAGDNRYETAAEIAAAYPEGVDTVYIATGNQFADALSGAAAASQGLVPATGLDQPAVAPDGSPAPVLLTKVGELPGATIEALEAIDPDNIVVLGGENAVSTTVSDALEAYGTVTRVAGDDRYETAALVAQQYGDADHVYVATGQDEAFPDALSGSALAGSEGVPVLLTKTDRVPNSVREALAAMGDPEVHVIGGPKAVTGDVFEELGASERLAGKDRYGTSVAVAEQFGFSADDPAPVVHTATGRDYPDALAGSALAGYQGVPVMLSRPDGVPSVVLDGMEALAPESAVILGGEGALNDDVRIQIEALFADSTETYAGISAGEGVGPAPLVNSVDIPAAGATADDALLCLPGSLDAAEAADHIVICTRGTNARVEKSETVEAAGGVGMILANNTNDESLNGDFHSVPTIHVNGTAGDAIKEYEASDPDPMATISASGEGPEITVPEMAGFSSYGPAIAGGGDLLKPDITAPGVDVIAAVSPAGSASGSNFDSLSGTSMSAPHIAGLAALMMQDNPDWGPMGVKSAMMTTADPTNSEGELINYAGAPASPLHYGSGEVEPAAAYDTPLVYDSGIVDWYAYACAIGQLQLVGGAAICEDLGTTDASDLNYPSISIGDLGGAQTVTRTVTDATGDGGTFTAEVEAPPGVEAVVEPSTITVEPGGTATFTVSFTTAGAPLDEWTFGSLTWTGPGADVTSPLAIRPVAMGAPEEIRGTSTDGSETFEVTPGFTGELTSVVHGLMASQVTEVEVTSDGPNGGADYDDYTQTVTVPEGTTAIRVEVVASEWTPAELDLDLFLEDSDGVVVGQSAAGGSDESITMMAPAPGEYTVAVDYWNGAAGATASGPLHVFMPSADEGNMTVTPSPVTVVAGTPLDLTAAWTGLEAATRYMGAIGYSDGTEEVAYTLVSVNTP; from the coding sequence GTGCACCAGCCATCTGCACGCCGGAGGACGCGCCTGCTGGCGCTCGCCGGCGCAGGGGCCGTCGTCGCACCGCTGGCCCTGGTCGCCCCCGCAGCATGGGCGAACCCGGAGATCACGGTCAACGAGGACGGGACCTACATCGTCATGCTCGCGGACAGCTCGCTGGCCGCCTACGAGGGCGGCGTCAGCGGCATCCCCGCGACCAAGCCCGCCGAAGGGGAGAAGCTCAGCACCACGAGCGCCGCCGCCGAGGAGTACACCGCATACCTCGACCGGCAGCAGAACGCCGTGCTCGACTCGGTCGGCCTGGACCGGGCGGACGCCCGCTACACCTACTCGACCTCGTTCAACGGCTTCACCGCCGAGCTGACCGGCTCGCAGGTGTCCGCCCTGCGCAAGGACCCCGCCGTCGCCGCGGTGTGGGAGGACGAGGTCCGGACCACCGACACCATCACCACCCCGGACTACCTGGGCCTGACCGGCGAGGACGGCGTCTGGAACACCCAGTTCGGCGGCGATGCCGACGCGGGTGCGGGCATGGTCGTCGGCATCATCGACACCGGCTTCTGGCCGGAGAACCCCAGCTTCGCCGCCCTGCCGGGCGACCCGGAGCCGCCCGCCGACTGGAACGGTGAGTGCGTCGAGGGTGACGCGGCCAACCCGGCCGACAACGTGGAGTGCAACAGCAAGGTCATCGGCGCGCGGTACTACCCCGAGGGCAACAACACCGCGTTCGACTTCCTGTCGCCGCGCGACACCGACGGTCACGGCAGCCACGTGGGTGGCACCTCGGCCGGCAACATCGACGTCCCCATGGACTTCGCCGGCACCGAGCTGGGCACCGGCAGCGGTATGGCGCCGGCCGCCCACCTCGCGTTCTACAAGGCGCTCTGGGCGACCGAGGACGGCGGCGGCAGCGGCACGACCGGTGGCCTGGTCGCCGCGATCGACGACGCGGTCGCGGACGGTGTGGACGTCATCAACTACTCGGTCTCCGGTTCCTCGCAGTTCGTGGTGACCGCCGACGAGCTGGCCTTCTTCGACGCTGCGGACGCCGGCGTCTTCGTGTCGACCTCGGCCGGTAACTCGGGTGACGACCTGGGTCCGGGCTCGGTCGCGCACAACTCGCCGTGGACCATGACGGTCGCCGCCTCCACGCACGACCGCACCAACTCGGCCGAGGTCGAGCTGGGCGAGCCCCCCGTCACCCGCATCGCCGGCGACAACCGCTACGAGACCGCTGCCGAGATCGCGGCGGCCTACCCCGAGGGCGTGGACACCGTCTACATCGCCACCGGCAACCAGTTCGCCGACGCCCTCTCCGGCGCCGCGGCCGCCTCGCAGGGCCTCGTCCCCGCGACCGGCCTCGACCAGCCGGCCGTGGCCCCCGACGGCTCCCCGGCCCCGGTCCTGCTGACCAAGGTCGGCGAGCTCCCCGGCGCCACGATCGAGGCCCTCGAGGCGATCGACCCCGACAACATCGTCGTGCTCGGCGGCGAGAACGCCGTCTCCACCACGGTGAGCGACGCCCTCGAGGCGTACGGCACGGTGACCCGCGTCGCCGGCGACGACCGCTACGAGACCGCCGCCCTCGTCGCCCAGCAGTACGGCGACGCGGACCACGTCTACGTCGCCACCGGACAGGACGAGGCCTTCCCGGATGCGCTGTCCGGCTCCGCGCTCGCCGGGAGCGAGGGCGTGCCCGTGCTGCTCACCAAGACCGACCGGGTGCCCAACTCGGTCCGTGAGGCACTTGCCGCGATGGGCGACCCCGAGGTGCACGTCATCGGTGGGCCCAAGGCCGTGACCGGTGACGTCTTCGAGGAGCTCGGCGCCTCAGAGCGCCTCGCCGGCAAGGACCGGTACGGCACGTCCGTCGCCGTCGCCGAGCAGTTCGGCTTCAGCGCGGACGACCCGGCGCCCGTGGTGCACACCGCCACCGGGCGCGACTACCCGGACGCTCTCGCGGGGTCGGCACTCGCCGGCTACCAGGGCGTGCCCGTCATGCTGAGCCGCCCCGACGGGGTGCCCAGCGTCGTGCTCGACGGCATGGAGGCGTTGGCTCCCGAGTCCGCGGTCATCCTCGGTGGCGAGGGTGCGCTGAACGACGACGTCCGGATCCAGATCGAGGCGCTGTTCGCGGACAGCACCGAGACCTATGCCGGCATCAGCGCCGGCGAGGGCGTCGGTCCGGCTCCACTGGTCAACTCGGTCGACATCCCGGCCGCGGGCGCCACCGCCGATGACGCGCTGCTGTGCCTGCCGGGCTCGCTGGACGCTGCCGAGGCCGCGGACCACATCGTCATCTGCACCCGGGGCACCAACGCCCGGGTGGAGAAGAGCGAGACGGTCGAGGCCGCCGGCGGTGTCGGCATGATCCTGGCCAACAACACCAACGACGAGTCGCTCAACGGCGACTTCCACTCGGTGCCCACGATCCACGTCAACGGCACCGCCGGTGACGCGATCAAGGAGTACGAGGCCTCCGACCCCGACCCGATGGCCACCATCTCGGCCTCCGGCGAGGGCCCGGAGATCACCGTCCCGGAGATGGCCGGCTTCAGCTCCTACGGCCCGGCGATCGCCGGTGGCGGGGACCTGCTCAAGCCGGACATCACCGCCCCGGGTGTCGACGTCATCGCCGCGGTCTCCCCGGCCGGGTCCGCCAGTGGCAGCAACTTCGACAGCCTCTCCGGCACCTCCATGTCCGCCCCGCACATCGCCGGCCTGGCCGCGCTGATGATGCAGGACAACCCGGACTGGGGCCCGATGGGCGTCAAGTCCGCCATGATGACGACGGCCGACCCGACCAACTCCGAGGGCGAGCTGATCAACTACGCCGGTGCGCCGGCGAGCCCGCTCCACTACGGGTCCGGTGAGGTCGAGCCGGCTGCGGCGTACGACACGCCGCTGGTCTACGACTCCGGCATCGTCGACTGGTATGCCTACGCCTGCGCCATCGGCCAGCTGCAGCTGGTCGGCGGGGCCGCCATCTGTGAGGACCTCGGCACGACGGATGCGAGTGACCTCAACTACCCGAGCATCTCGATCGGTGACCTGGGCGGCGCGCAGACCGTCACCCGCACCGTGACCGACGCGACGGGCGACGGTGGCACGTTCACCGCCGAGGTCGAGGCGCCCCCGGGGGTCGAGGCGGTCGTCGAGCCGTCGACGATCACCGTCGAGCCCGGTGGCACGGCGACCTTCACGGTCTCGTTCACCACGGCCGGCGCCCCGCTGGACGAGTGGACCTTCGGGTCGCTCACCTGGACCGGTCCCGGTGCCGACGTGACGAGCCCGCTGGCCATCCGGCCGGTGGCCATGGGTGCGCCGGAGGAGATCCGTGGTACCTCCACCGACGGCTCGGAGACCTTCGAGGTCACCCCGGGCTTCACCGGTGAGCTCACCTCGGTCGTGCACGGCCTCATGGCCTCGCAGGTCACCGAGGTGGAGGTCACCTCCGACGGCCCGAACGGTGGCGCCGACTACGACGACTACACTCAGACGGTCACGGTGCCGGAGGGCACCACGGCCATCCGGGTCGAGGTCGTGGCGTCGGAATGGACGCCGGCCGAGCTCGACCTGGACCTCTTCCTGGAGGACAGCGACGGCGTTGTCGTCGGCCAGTCGGCCGCCGGTGGTTCGGACGAGTCGATCACGATGATGGCGCCTGCCCCGGGCGAGTACACCGTGGCGGTCGACTACTGGAACGGCGCCGCCGGCGCCACCGCCAGCGGTCCGCTGCACGTCTTCATGCCGTCCGCGGACGAGGGCAACATGACGGTCACGCCGTCCCCGGTGACGGTGGTCGCCGGCACGCCGCTGGACCTGACCGCCGCCTGGACCGGGCTGGAGGCCGCCACCCGCTACATGGGTGCGATCGGCTACAGCGACGGCACCGAGGAGGTCGCCTACACCCTGGTCTCGGTCAACACGCCGTGA
- a CDS encoding acyl-CoA thioesterase, producing MTEAPLDYPIDDLLDVLDLRREGSTTIRVASPEGLGEDLADSQGDVFSARSQPMPHGRVFGGQVIAQSLIAAGRTVEPVEDGTDPAPLDRPIHSMHGYFLRPGDADRPLRFLVERMRDGRSFSARRVHAVQDGRILMSIIMSFQEQAGGLEHQIAMPDVPGPDGLRSDRQILEQVPHPVAQETARRRPVELRHVEPLLLGPTEPGPGEQSVWLRIARELPQDPLLHAAILAYASDYVLLEPVLRRHGLGWGDPRLRPASLDHSMWFHRPARVDDWVLYTQSSPSAQSGRGLGTGHMFAADGTLLATVGQEGMVRVKGEAGG from the coding sequence GTGACCGAGGCACCCCTGGACTACCCCATCGACGACCTGCTCGACGTGCTCGACCTGCGCCGGGAGGGCAGCACCACCATCCGGGTCGCCTCGCCCGAGGGGTTGGGTGAGGACCTGGCGGACTCGCAGGGCGACGTCTTCTCCGCTCGCAGCCAGCCCATGCCGCACGGCCGCGTCTTCGGCGGCCAGGTGATCGCCCAGAGCCTCATCGCTGCGGGCCGCACGGTCGAGCCGGTGGAGGACGGGACCGACCCCGCGCCGCTGGACCGCCCGATCCACTCGATGCACGGCTACTTCCTGCGCCCGGGCGACGCCGACCGTCCGCTGCGCTTCCTCGTCGAGCGCATGCGCGACGGGCGCAGCTTCAGCGCCCGGCGGGTGCACGCCGTCCAGGACGGGCGCATCCTCATGTCGATCATCATGTCCTTCCAGGAACAGGCCGGCGGCCTGGAGCACCAGATCGCGATGCCCGACGTCCCCGGGCCGGACGGTCTCCGCTCGGACCGGCAGATCCTCGAGCAGGTGCCGCACCCGGTCGCGCAGGAGACCGCGCGGCGCCGACCGGTCGAGCTGCGCCACGTGGAGCCGCTGCTGCTCGGCCCGACCGAGCCGGGACCGGGCGAGCAGTCGGTGTGGCTGCGGATCGCCCGCGAGCTGCCGCAGGACCCGCTGCTGCACGCGGCGATCCTGGCCTACGCCTCGGACTACGTGCTGCTCGAGCCGGTGCTGCGGCGTCACGGCCTGGGCTGGGGCGACCCGCGGCTGCGTCCGGCGAGCCTGGACCACTCCATGTGGTTCCACCGCCCGGCACGGGTCGACGACTGGGTGCTCTACACCCAGAGCTCCCCGTCCGCGCAGTCCGGTCGGGGGTTAGGGACGGGGCACATGTTCGCCGCCGACGGGACGCTGCTCGCGACCGTCGGGCAGGAGGGCATGGTCCGGGTGAAGGGCGAGGCCGGGGGCTGA
- a CDS encoding aldo/keto reductase produces the protein MSEPYYAQDVPDTHRPYVAAPDRHQKLDYRRVGESGLLLPPLSLGLWYNFGDNRPFDTQREILRRAFDEGITHFDLANNYGPPYGSAEENFGRMMRTDFAPYRHELVLSTKAGWDMWPGPYGMLGSRKYLLTSLEESLRRMSVEAVDIFYSHRADEDTPVAETIGALDTAIRQGKALYAGISSYSPERTAEAVAVARDLGTPLVIHQPAYSMLNRWPEDGLLTTLSEHGMGSIGFTALAQGLLTDKYLGDGEAQRSMQRPSFDEGVLTEDNLERLRGLAAVAQRRGQSLAQMALSWAIRPGGVTSTLIGVSSVRQLEENLAAAHRTDFTDEEIAEIDRLSGSTEGVDLWATSADIE, from the coding sequence ATGAGCGAGCCCTACTACGCGCAGGACGTCCCGGACACCCACCGGCCCTACGTCGCGGCCCCCGACCGGCACCAGAAGCTGGACTACCGCCGGGTGGGCGAGAGCGGACTGCTGCTGCCGCCGCTGTCCCTGGGGCTCTGGTACAACTTCGGCGACAACCGGCCGTTCGACACCCAGCGGGAGATCCTGCGCCGCGCCTTCGACGAGGGCATCACGCACTTCGACCTCGCCAACAACTACGGCCCGCCCTACGGCTCCGCGGAGGAGAACTTCGGGCGCATGATGCGCACCGACTTCGCGCCCTACCGGCACGAGCTGGTGCTCTCGACCAAGGCCGGGTGGGACATGTGGCCCGGACCCTACGGCATGCTCGGCTCGCGGAAGTACCTCCTGACCAGCCTGGAGGAGTCGCTGCGCCGCATGAGCGTGGAGGCCGTCGACATCTTCTACTCCCACCGCGCGGACGAGGACACGCCCGTCGCGGAGACCATCGGGGCGCTCGACACCGCGATCCGCCAGGGCAAGGCGCTGTATGCCGGGATCTCCAGCTACTCCCCGGAGCGCACCGCCGAGGCCGTCGCCGTGGCGCGAGACCTGGGCACGCCGCTGGTCATCCATCAGCCGGCCTACAGCATGCTCAACCGGTGGCCCGAGGACGGCCTGCTCACGACGCTGTCGGAGCACGGCATGGGCTCGATCGGGTTCACCGCGCTCGCCCAGGGACTGCTGACCGACAAGTACCTCGGCGACGGCGAGGCCCAGCGCTCGATGCAGCGTCCCTCCTTCGACGAGGGGGTGCTCACCGAGGACAACCTGGAGCGGCTGCGCGGGTTGGCCGCCGTGGCCCAGCGGCGCGGGCAGAGCCTGGCCCAGATGGCGCTGTCCTGGGCGATCCGGCCCGGTGGGGTGACCTCGACCCTCATCGGCGTCTCCAGCGTGCGGCAGCTCGAGGAGAACCTCGCGGCCGCCCACCGCACCGACTTCACCGACGAGGAGATCGCCGAGATCGACCGGCTGTCGGGCAGCACCGAGGGGGTCGACCTCTGGGCGACCTCTGCCGACATCGAGTGA
- a CDS encoding LutC/YkgG family protein produces MSAREAILARLREATADVTTPVGARGEVPTISAAPASAAGTLDLFVDNVADYRATVVRCAPDRVGAEVAAALARGRAHAVLVPDGLEATWVEPSQAAGMWLRRDAGEDGSPLSPGALDEIDAVVTAARVGIATTGTIVLDHTEDQGRRALTLVPDQHVCVIRADQVVHDVPEAVALLDPARPLTWISGPSATSDIELDRVEGVHGPRVLDVVVVG; encoded by the coding sequence GTGAGCGCACGCGAGGCAATCCTGGCGCGGCTGCGCGAGGCCACCGCCGACGTGACCACCCCTGTCGGCGCGCGCGGCGAGGTGCCGACCATCTCGGCCGCCCCGGCGTCCGCGGCGGGGACCCTGGACCTCTTCGTGGACAACGTCGCCGACTACCGCGCCACCGTCGTCCGCTGCGCCCCGGACCGGGTCGGAGCGGAGGTGGCCGCTGCGCTGGCCCGCGGCCGGGCGCACGCTGTGCTCGTGCCCGACGGGCTGGAGGCGACCTGGGTGGAGCCCTCGCAGGCGGCCGGGATGTGGCTGCGCCGCGACGCCGGTGAGGACGGCAGCCCGCTGAGCCCTGGCGCACTCGACGAGATCGACGCGGTGGTGACGGCGGCCCGCGTCGGCATCGCGACCACCGGCACGATCGTGCTGGACCACACCGAGGACCAGGGCCGCCGGGCGCTCACCCTCGTGCCCGACCAGCACGTCTGCGTGATCCGCGCCGACCAGGTCGTCCACGACGTGCCCGAGGCGGTCGCCCTCCTGGACCCTGCCCGCCCGTTGACCTGGATCAGCGGCCCGAGCGCGACCAGCGACATCGAGCTGGACCGGGTCGAGGGCGTCCACGGGCCCCGCGTCCTCGACGTCGTCGTGGTGGGCTGA
- a CDS encoding LutB/LldF family L-lactate oxidation iron-sulfur protein, whose protein sequence is MPSFQRAAKGALADTQQRRNLAHATATIRAKRAAVVGEVADWEALRVAGADAKDEALHHLPDYLEQLEANLTARGATVHWARDAAEANQVVIDVARAQGADEVVKVKSMATQEIELNEALEEAGIAAWETDLAELIVQLGQDRPSHILVPAIHRNRAEIREIFRREMGRAGRAAPEDLTDEPARLAEAARLHLREKFLRAKVAVSGANFAVADTGTLVVVESEGNGRMCLTLPQTLVSIVGVEKVLPTFADLGTMMQLLPRSSTGERMNPYTSTWTGVTPGDGPQEVHVVLLDNGRSRVLADEVGREALRCIRCSACLNVCPVYERAGGHAYGSVYPGPIGAVLNPLLRGVSSDVDKSLPYASSLCGACFEACPVRIDIPSLLVHLRTQVVDEASGRSAEAAGMRAASWVFGDHRRLEAAQRAASLGGRLLGGRTIRSVPGLGAWTQARDVPTPPTETFRQWWARSHRNDGHTGEDA, encoded by the coding sequence ATGCCCTCCTTCCAGCGCGCGGCGAAGGGCGCCCTCGCCGACACCCAGCAGCGCCGCAACCTCGCGCACGCGACCGCCACGATCCGCGCCAAGCGGGCCGCCGTGGTCGGGGAGGTCGCCGACTGGGAGGCGCTGCGCGTCGCCGGGGCGGACGCCAAGGACGAGGCGCTGCACCACCTGCCCGACTACCTCGAGCAGCTCGAGGCCAACCTCACCGCGCGGGGTGCGACCGTGCACTGGGCACGGGACGCGGCCGAGGCCAACCAGGTCGTCATCGACGTCGCCCGGGCCCAGGGCGCCGACGAGGTGGTCAAGGTCAAGTCGATGGCCACCCAGGAGATCGAGCTCAACGAGGCGCTCGAAGAGGCGGGGATCGCCGCCTGGGAGACCGACCTGGCCGAGCTCATCGTGCAGCTCGGCCAGGACCGTCCCAGCCACATCCTGGTGCCGGCCATCCACCGCAACCGGGCCGAGATCCGGGAGATCTTCCGGCGGGAGATGGGCCGGGCCGGGCGGGCCGCGCCCGAGGACCTCACCGACGAGCCGGCGCGGCTGGCCGAGGCGGCACGGCTGCACCTGCGGGAGAAGTTCCTGCGCGCCAAGGTCGCCGTCTCGGGCGCCAACTTCGCGGTCGCCGACACCGGCACGCTCGTCGTCGTCGAGTCCGAGGGCAACGGGAGGATGTGCCTCACGCTCCCGCAGACGCTGGTGAGCATCGTCGGGGTGGAGAAGGTGCTGCCGACCTTCGCCGACCTCGGCACGATGATGCAGCTGCTGCCCCGCTCCAGCACCGGCGAGCGGATGAACCCCTACACCTCCACCTGGACCGGCGTCACCCCCGGCGACGGGCCGCAGGAGGTGCACGTCGTGCTCCTCGACAACGGCCGCAGCCGGGTGCTCGCCGACGAGGTCGGCCGGGAGGCGCTGCGCTGCATCCGGTGCTCAGCCTGCCTCAACGTCTGCCCGGTCTACGAGCGGGCCGGCGGGCACGCCTACGGCTCGGTCTACCCCGGGCCCATCGGCGCGGTGCTCAACCCGCTGCTGCGCGGTGTCTCCTCCGACGTCGACAAGAGCCTGCCCTACGCCAGCTCGCTGTGCGGCGCCTGCTTCGAGGCCTGCCCGGTGCGGATCGACATTCCCTCCCTCCTGGTCCACCTGCGCACCCAGGTCGTCGACGAGGCCAGTGGGCGCAGTGCGGAGGCCGCGGGTATGCGCGCCGCCTCCTGGGTCTTCGGCGACCACCGCCGGCTCGAGGCGGCGCAGCGGGCCGCCTCCCTGGGCGGTCGGCTGCTCGGTGGTCGCACGATCCGCTCGGTGCCCGGGCTGGGTGCCTGGACGCAGGCGCGCGACGTGCCGACCCCACCCACCGAGACCTTCCGCCAGTGGTGGGCGCGCTCCCACCGCAACGACGGGCATACCGGGGAGGACGCGTGA
- a CDS encoding (Fe-S)-binding protein — translation MTATDVGTDRDRPGTGVSVALFATCFNDTMWPEAPRATVTLLERLGCRVAFPREQTCCGQMFTNTGYADAATPLVRRFVDVFDGFDHVVAPSGSCVGSVREQHAMLARRAGDHGLEREVEERAPRVRELSEFLVDVLGVTDVGAYYPHRVTYHPTCHSLRMLGVGDKPLRLLREVRGLDLVELPRATECCGFGGTFAVKNADTSIAMGADKARHVRDTGAEVLAAGDNSCLAHIGGILDRQRSGVRTVHLAQILAATEEDPA, via the coding sequence ATGACCGCCACCGATGTCGGCACGGACCGCGACCGCCCCGGCACCGGGGTGAGCGTCGCGCTGTTCGCCACGTGCTTCAACGACACGATGTGGCCCGAGGCCCCGCGCGCCACCGTCACCCTGCTCGAGCGCCTGGGCTGCCGCGTGGCCTTCCCGCGGGAGCAGACGTGCTGCGGGCAGATGTTCACCAACACCGGGTATGCCGACGCCGCCACCCCGCTCGTGCGCCGCTTCGTCGACGTCTTCGACGGCTTCGACCACGTCGTCGCCCCCAGCGGCTCCTGCGTCGGATCGGTCCGGGAGCAGCACGCCATGCTGGCCCGACGGGCCGGTGACCACGGGCTGGAGCGCGAGGTCGAGGAGCGGGCCCCGCGGGTGCGCGAGCTGTCCGAGTTCCTCGTCGACGTGCTCGGGGTCACCGACGTCGGGGCCTACTACCCGCACCGGGTCACCTACCACCCCACCTGCCACAGCCTGCGCATGCTCGGGGTCGGCGACAAGCCGCTGCGGCTGCTGCGCGAGGTGCGGGGCCTGGACCTCGTCGAGCTGCCGCGCGCGACCGAGTGCTGCGGCTTCGGCGGGACCTTCGCGGTGAAGAACGCCGACACCTCCATCGCCATGGGCGCCGACAAGGCCCGACACGTCCGCGACACCGGCGCCGAGGTGCTCGCCGCGGGCGACAACTCCTGCCTGGCCCACATCGGCGGGATCCTGGACCGGCAGCGCTCGGGGGTGCGCACCGTGCACCTCGCGCAGATCCTCGCCGCGACCGAGGAGGATCCGGCGTGA
- a CDS encoding winged helix-turn-helix transcriptional regulator encodes MTPARHDPTSASGTPAPEPFDATDAEARALASGLRLRMLRLALDEPLTNREIADALGLNPATCLHHVRTLVDTGFLEALEPRRGRRGAREIPYRATGRSWYARTPAISHSMVEAFVAELGQVPADRADVTLTRLRLRLPPEELAEFRRRLHELVMEFHDRPRDPDAEPWSFFLALHPEAPSAQPGD; translated from the coding sequence GTGACCCCGGCGCGCCACGACCCCACGTCGGCGTCGGGCACCCCGGCGCCGGAGCCCTTCGACGCCACCGACGCCGAGGCCCGCGCCCTGGCCTCCGGGCTGCGGCTGCGGATGCTGCGCTTGGCCCTGGACGAGCCGCTCACCAACCGGGAGATCGCCGACGCCCTCGGGCTCAACCCCGCCACGTGTCTGCACCACGTCCGCACCCTCGTCGACACCGGCTTCCTCGAGGCGCTGGAGCCGCGGCGCGGACGGCGCGGCGCGCGGGAGATCCCCTACCGCGCCACCGGCCGCTCCTGGTATGCCCGCACCCCGGCCATCTCCCACAGCATGGTCGAGGCCTTCGTCGCCGAACTCGGGCAGGTGCCCGCGGACCGCGCCGACGTCACGCTGACCCGCCTCCGACTCAGGCTGCCGCCGGAGGAGCTGGCGGAGTTCCGGCGTCGGCTCCACGAGCTGGTCATGGAGTTCCACGACCGCCCGCGAGACCCGGACGCCGAGCCCTGGTCGTTCTTCCTCGCCCTCCACCCGGAGGCCCCGAGCGCCCAGCCCGGCGACTGA
- a CDS encoding MFS transporter has product MTSPRPGSLWRHHDFRQLWMGDTVSVFGAQFVGFAMPLMAVQLLGADAFEMGLLAALESLAFLLIGLPAGAWVDRWRKKRVLVLGDLTRAALLLTLPVAWLLDALTMWQVYVVAFGVGCITVFFDVANQSYLPEIVAGDQISDGNGKLQASQQAAFVVGPAAAAVLVRWFGSPLTIAVTSVCMGLSSLFVSRIQHEEPAPDPAARRPLVTEIKEGLGFVLGHPLLRRIVACTGLTNFSSSGIFALFVLYTVSTLGFSETTLGLVLSLGAVGGILGAVTSGWFGRLVGEGRSIPLASLLGGIALLSVPLASILPPVPTLLVGNLLISWAVVVYNVVQVSFRQRLCPKPLLGRMNASIRFLVWGPMPIGAFLGGVLGRELGVIPTLWIFAVLCVLASLPVLLSPLIGMRDLPRELDALSPRD; this is encoded by the coding sequence GTGACCTCGCCCCGACCCGGCAGCCTCTGGCGCCACCACGACTTCCGCCAGCTGTGGATGGGCGACACCGTCTCCGTCTTCGGGGCGCAGTTCGTCGGTTTCGCGATGCCGCTCATGGCGGTGCAGCTGCTGGGCGCGGACGCCTTCGAGATGGGCCTGCTCGCGGCGCTGGAGTCGCTGGCCTTCCTGCTCATCGGGCTGCCCGCCGGGGCCTGGGTCGACCGCTGGCGCAAGAAGCGGGTGCTCGTGCTGGGGGACCTCACCCGGGCGGCGCTGCTGCTGACCCTGCCGGTGGCGTGGCTGCTGGACGCGCTGACGATGTGGCAGGTCTACGTCGTGGCCTTCGGGGTCGGCTGCATCACCGTCTTCTTCGACGTCGCCAACCAGTCCTACCTGCCCGAGATCGTCGCCGGGGACCAGATCAGCGACGGCAACGGCAAGCTGCAGGCCAGCCAACAGGCGGCGTTCGTCGTCGGGCCGGCCGCGGCCGCGGTCCTCGTCCGCTGGTTCGGCTCGCCGCTCACCATCGCGGTCACCTCGGTCTGCATGGGGCTCTCCTCGCTCTTCGTCAGCCGGATCCAGCACGAGGAGCCGGCGCCCGACCCCGCGGCGCGGCGCCCGCTGGTCACCGAGATCAAGGAGGGTCTGGGCTTCGTGCTCGGCCACCCGCTGCTGCGGCGCATCGTGGCCTGCACCGGGCTCACCAACTTCTCCTCCAGCGGCATCTTCGCGCTCTTCGTGCTGTATACCGTCAGCACGCTGGGCTTCTCCGAGACCACCCTGGGGCTGGTGCTCTCGCTGGGGGCGGTCGGGGGCATCCTTGGTGCGGTGACGTCGGGGTGGTTCGGCCGGCTCGTCGGGGAGGGACGCTCCATCCCGCTCGCCTCGCTCCTCGGGGGCATCGCGCTGCTCAGCGTGCCGCTCGCGTCGATCCTGCCGCCGGTGCCGACGCTGCTCGTGGGCAACCTGCTCATCTCCTGGGCGGTCGTCGTCTACAACGTCGTGCAGGTCAGCTTCCGTCAGCGGCTCTGCCCCAAGCCGCTGCTGGGCCGGATGAACGCCTCGATCCGCTTCCTCGTGTGGGGCCCGATGCCCATCGGCGCCTTCCTCGGCGGGGTGCTGGGGCGCGAGCTGGGTGTGATCCCGACGCTGTGGATCTTCGCGGTCCTGTGCGTGCTGGCCTCGCTGCCGGTGCTGCTCTCACCGCTCATCGGGATGCGCGACCTGCCGCGCGAGCTCGACGCCCTCTCCCCCCGGGACTGA